The DNA window GCTGATCTTGACCCTGATTTTATTGTGACCATTGAAACCAAAGGGATACCTTTGGCTTTGATGACCGCCCGGGCCTTCAATGTTCCCTTGATCATTGTGCGGGCCGACAGCCGAGTGACAGAGGGCCCATCAGTCAGCATTAATTATGTTTCAGGTTCTTCCCGGCGAATTCAAAGTATGTCCTTACCCCGGCGGGCCATGCCGGCGGGAGCACGGGTTATTATCATCGATGATTTCATGAAGGCAGGGGGAACAGCCAGAGGGATGCAGGAACTGATGGATGAGTTTCGAGCGGAAGTTCTGGGGATGGGGTTTTTTATGGAAACCGCCTCACCGCCTGACAAACTGGTGGCCAACTACCTGGCCTTACTCCGTCTTGAAAAATTAGACGAGGTGAAACGAGAAATTTTAATTCGACCCGTCAAATAATTTTTTGTAAAAGCAGGGATATTTTAGGAAATGGAGAATATTAGTAATTGCCTAATTTCCTTTTTCAGCTAGAGCAGTTGTAGTGGGAGAAGGGTGGTGAACAGGATGAATATTACCGATGTCAGGATCAGGCGGATTAACCTCGAAGGCAAGATGAAGGCCATTGTGTCGGTGACTTTTGATGATGAATTTGTTGTCCATGATGTAAAGGTCGTTGAGGGACCAAACGGATTGTTTGTAGCGATGCCCAGCCGAAAAACCCCGGAGGGGGAATTTCGCGATATAGCGCATCCTATTTCGTCAGCGGCCCGGGAGGTACTTCAACGGGCGGTGTTGAAAGCTTACCAGGAAGCCATTTAACTTTGAATACCACAGACAATTTTTGCTAGCTTAATAGGTCGGATGATGGCAAGGAGCGGATTCGCTCCTTTGTTTTTTCCAATACTTACAGGAAAAATAGTGTTTGTGTAGAAAAAAATAAGCGTATGCTATGGATTCTGCATATCTTTCGTTAAGGCATGAAATGATTAGAATAGCGGTCATAAAAGGGGGAACAGCCATGCAGGGAGTCGTAGCAGTCATCCTGGCAGCTGGTAAGGGAACGAGAATGAAATCACGCCTGCCTAAAGTATTACACCAAGTAGCAGGGAAACCGATGGTTAGACACGTGCTGGAGGCTGTGCAGTCTTTAGGGATAAATCAGCAAATTCTGGTGATCGGGCACGAGGCAGAGCTGGTCAAGGCTGCTTTGGGTGAACAAGTCAGGTATGCTATTCAGGCTGAGCAATTAGGTACCGGCCATGCGGTCATGCAGGCGCAGCCGCTGATCGGGGAGGAAATTAAAACAGTGTTGGTTTTGTGCGGCGATACTCCACTCCTGCGAGCAGAGACATTGGCTATACTATTGGCTGAGCACCAGCAGACAGGGGCGGCGGCGACGGTATTAACGGCGAACCTGACCGACCCATCTGGTTATGGGCGGATTATCCGAGATGCGCAGGGCCTGGTGGAGCGAATTGTAGAGGAAAAAGATGCTTCGGCCGAAGAAAAGCGGGTGCAGGAGATCAATACCGGCAC is part of the Bacillota bacterium genome and encodes:
- the purR gene encoding pur operon repressor encodes the protein MDKLRRSERIVIMTKILLNQPRTIFSLNYFAQQFQAAKSTISEDLAIIRQTFDENQLGQIETIPGAAGGVRYVPRQDSARTEEWLLELVQKLSKPDRILPGGFLYMTDIIFDPQIAGQLGEIFATRFADLDPDFIVTIETKGIPLALMTARAFNVPLIIVRADSRVTEGPSVSINYVSGSSRRIQSMSLPRRAMPAGARVIIIDDFMKAGGTARGMQELMDEFRAEVLGMGFFMETASPPDKLVANYLALLRLEKLDEVKREILIRPVK
- the spoVG gene encoding septation regulator SpoVG, which gives rise to MNITDVRIRRINLEGKMKAIVSVTFDDEFVVHDVKVVEGPNGLFVAMPSRKTPEGEFRDIAHPISSAAREVLQRAVLKAYQEAI